The Methanoplanus sp. FWC-SCC4 genome has a window encoding:
- the mmp10 gene encoding methyl coenzyme M reductase-arginine methyltransferase Mmp10 (Mmp10 (methanogenesis marker protein 10) is a cobalamin-requiring radical SAM methyltransferase that creates the methylarginine modification to methyl coenzyme M reductase.), giving the protein MAHLTVDIGGSPGTDCRGFCKYCYFKRLKKEESPEAFGCKYCLPFSKGCEYCTNGVREKYEGFKDLKDVADDILANLQIMDGDLERITISGGGDPSCYPEFKDLMEILGSMQVPLHIGYTSGKGFDEPEMADFLVENGLTEISFTIFASDPKLRADYMGDPTPEASLEVFKRLCKKIDVYAAAVVLPGVNDGEILEETCRWVDECGAKGMILMRFANREDQGLILGNAPIIKGQRLHTVREFGKIVARLNSKYNMKINGTPLGDPEIGSPFALTDEPELVEKLPKVTKKATIITGSIAARAIQKILDGCGNESWVVGTKKEIACLMTIDDLREVDLSRVENTVIIPGRAFVHEKEACEVLSADGVSRVVIRGPDMLTADAETSMGMTKNEVLQMEMDGFAELIRLINMYGN; this is encoded by the coding sequence ATGGCGCATCTTACCGTAGACATAGGAGGGAGCCCCGGAACTGACTGCCGCGGGTTTTGCAAATACTGTTATTTCAAGCGCCTCAAAAAAGAGGAAAGCCCTGAAGCATTCGGATGTAAATACTGCCTTCCTTTTTCCAAAGGCTGTGAATACTGTACAAATGGTGTTCGTGAAAAATACGAGGGATTTAAGGATTTAAAGGATGTCGCTGATGACATCCTTGCAAATCTTCAGATAATGGACGGTGACCTTGAAAGAATCACCATCAGCGGAGGAGGAGACCCCTCATGCTATCCGGAATTCAAAGACCTGATGGAAATCCTTGGCAGCATGCAGGTTCCGCTGCACATCGGCTATACAAGCGGAAAAGGGTTTGACGAACCTGAAATGGCGGACTTCCTTGTCGAAAACGGCCTCACCGAAATATCATTCACGATTTTTGCGAGTGATCCAAAGCTCCGTGCCGATTACATGGGAGACCCTACCCCTGAAGCCTCACTTGAGGTATTCAAAAGGCTCTGCAAAAAAATAGATGTATATGCGGCAGCAGTTGTTTTGCCCGGGGTAAATGACGGTGAAATCCTTGAGGAAACATGCCGCTGGGTTGACGAGTGCGGTGCAAAGGGAATGATACTCATGAGGTTTGCAAACAGGGAGGATCAGGGCCTTATACTCGGAAATGCACCCATCATAAAAGGACAAAGGCTCCACACCGTCCGTGAATTCGGTAAAATTGTCGCACGGTTAAATTCAAAATACAATATGAAAATCAACGGAACACCTCTTGGTGATCCTGAAATCGGCTCTCCCTTTGCCCTCACCGATGAACCTGAACTGGTTGAAAAACTCCCGAAAGTCACAAAGAAGGCAACGATAATAACCGGCAGCATCGCGGCAAGGGCCATACAGAAAATCCTTGACGGCTGTGGCAATGAATCCTGGGTAGTCGGAACAAAAAAAGAGATTGCATGCCTGATGACAATAGACGACCTTAGGGAAGTGGATTTAAGCCGTGTCGAAAACACCGTAATCATTCCCGGAAGGGCCTTCGTTCATGAAAAAGAGGCTTGTGAAGTTCTCTCCGCAGATGGTGTCAGCAGAGTCGTAATAAGGGGGCCTGACATGCTCACTGCTGATGCCGAAACAAGCATGGGTATGACCAAAAATGAGGTTTTACAGATGGAAATGGATGGTTTTGCCGAACTAATCCGTTTAATCAACATGTATGGCAACTGA
- a CDS encoding class I SAM-dependent methyltransferase: MNLSCIFDSNPEGYDRWRPRYLPEVFKDIIQYAAVSKNSHVIEIGAGTGQATLPFLRTGCTITAIEIGNNFSDFLEEKYRDLSNFTVENISFEEYQGEKNSKDLIYSASAFHWIKGNTGFIKSYDLLKNDAVLAIFQNTPAIDNLSKELNDDIQEIYARYMPKSKQKNAKKDHYDNIEEKLQKFGFKDIVFKKYYTKREFNSKEYVSLLNTYSDHLKMQHEIKPKFESEVTNSIENHGNCIKIQDTIDLCMAKKL, encoded by the coding sequence ATGAATCTTAGTTGTATATTTGATTCAAACCCGGAAGGCTATGATAGATGGCGGCCACGATATCTGCCTGAAGTATTTAAGGATATTATTCAATATGCCGCAGTTTCAAAAAACAGCCATGTTATAGAAATAGGTGCAGGTACAGGACAGGCAACACTTCCTTTTCTGAGAACCGGATGCACCATAACGGCAATTGAAATAGGTAACAATTTTTCTGACTTTTTAGAAGAAAAATACAGAGATCTTTCTAATTTTACGGTTGAAAACATATCATTTGAAGAATATCAGGGCGAAAAAAACAGCAAAGATCTCATATATTCAGCCTCTGCTTTTCACTGGATTAAAGGCAATACAGGATTTATCAAATCATATGATCTTTTAAAAAACGACGCAGTTCTCGCCATATTTCAAAACACTCCTGCAATAGATAATTTAAGCAAAGAACTAAACGATGATATACAGGAAATATATGCCAGATACATGCCAAAATCAAAACAAAAAAATGCGAAAAAAGATCATTACGACAATATAGAAGAAAAATTGCAAAAATTTGGATTCAAGGACATTGTTTTTAAAAAATATTACACTAAAAGAGAATTTAATTCTAAAGAGTATGTCAGCCTTTTAAACACCTACTCAGATCACTTAAAAATGCAGCATGAGATTAAACCTAAATTTGAATCAGAAGTCACAAATTCAATTGAGAATCACGGAAACTGCATTAAAATTCAGGACACAATTGATCTGTGCATGGCAAAAAAGCTATAA
- the gatE gene encoding Glu-tRNA(Gln) amidotransferase subunit GatE, translating to MDYKEIGLKAGIEIHQQLDTKTKLFCRCPTVLRDTAEKNGEFQRYLRATESEMGEIDRAAEEEMKKQNRIYTYYAYDTTCLVENDEEPPSPMNPEALDLSLTIAKMMGMKPVEQIHIMRKLVIDGSNTSGFQRTSLVALNGKIPAGARIESICLEEEAAQRVEGDTFSLDRLGIPLAEITTAPDMNTPEQVREVAGYIGMLLRSTGKVKRGLGTIRQDVNISIRDGARVEIKGVQDLNLIDEVVRREVKRQQSLLYIRDELKKRGACVSEDKFDVTELFKETGSAILKRAKCILAIRLPGFNGLVGYEIQPGRRLGSEMSDYAKKCGVGGLFHTDELPAYGVTQEEVDKLREFVSAEPEDCVILVADTKKKANCAIGQIIKRAGMAFEGVPEETRKMLEEGSTAYMRPLPGAARMYPETDVLPVNITGKYWDSLSIPELLTEKEKRFFEELGLDPALAKNMAYSVRCTLFERAIEEGVKPNLAARTLYSTLRELRREGIDTKSISESDILDILKSVEKGDTAKEAVPDLLRAVSKGESVTDAMEKIAPSISREELTEMIQNILKERSDFVKEQGMRALGPVMGVVMKEARGRADGKVISEILKSEIKNML from the coding sequence ATGGATTATAAGGAAATTGGCCTGAAAGCCGGAATTGAAATTCACCAGCAGCTTGATACAAAGACCAAGCTTTTCTGCCGCTGCCCGACGGTTCTTCGCGATACCGCCGAGAAAAACGGTGAATTCCAGCGTTACTTAAGAGCGACAGAGAGTGAGATGGGCGAGATCGATCGTGCGGCAGAAGAGGAGATGAAAAAACAAAACCGCATCTACACCTATTACGCCTACGATACCACCTGCCTTGTGGAAAACGATGAAGAGCCTCCTTCACCGATGAATCCCGAAGCCCTTGACCTTTCACTTACCATTGCAAAGATGATGGGAATGAAACCGGTAGAGCAGATTCACATAATGAGAAAACTTGTGATTGACGGCTCAAACACAAGCGGTTTTCAGAGAACCTCACTTGTTGCACTCAACGGGAAAATCCCGGCAGGAGCACGTATAGAATCAATATGCCTTGAAGAAGAGGCGGCACAGCGTGTTGAGGGAGATACTTTCTCACTTGATCGTCTTGGAATTCCTCTTGCAGAGATTACAACCGCTCCTGACATGAATACACCTGAGCAGGTCAGAGAGGTCGCTGGATATATCGGAATGCTTCTCCGCTCCACAGGTAAAGTAAAACGCGGTCTTGGAACAATACGCCAGGATGTTAATATTTCAATCCGGGACGGCGCAAGGGTTGAGATAAAGGGTGTTCAGGACCTAAACCTGATTGACGAGGTTGTCAGGCGTGAGGTCAAAAGACAGCAGAGTCTTTTGTACATCAGGGATGAACTAAAGAAACGCGGGGCATGCGTTTCCGAAGATAAGTTTGATGTGACAGAGCTCTTTAAGGAGACAGGCTCTGCAATCCTGAAACGTGCAAAGTGCATACTTGCAATTCGTCTCCCCGGATTTAACGGCCTTGTGGGATATGAAATCCAGCCGGGGAGAAGACTTGGAAGTGAGATGTCAGACTACGCCAAAAAGTGCGGTGTCGGAGGATTGTTCCATACAGATGAACTTCCGGCATACGGAGTTACACAGGAAGAGGTTGACAAACTTCGTGAATTTGTCAGTGCAGAACCTGAGGACTGTGTAATTCTTGTAGCAGACACAAAGAAAAAGGCAAACTGTGCAATAGGACAGATCATAAAGCGTGCAGGCATGGCATTTGAGGGAGTCCCCGAAGAGACCAGAAAGATGCTTGAAGAGGGATCAACCGCATATATGAGGCCACTTCCGGGCGCTGCAAGGATGTACCCTGAAACAGACGTTCTCCCGGTTAACATTACAGGGAAATACTGGGATTCACTATCGATTCCCGAGCTTTTAACCGAAAAAGAAAAACGCTTCTTTGAAGAACTGGGCCTTGACCCTGCACTTGCAAAGAATATGGCATACTCTGTGAGGTGCACTCTTTTTGAGCGTGCAATCGAAGAAGGCGTCAAACCAAACCTCGCTGCAAGAACTCTCTATTCAACATTAAGAGAGTTGAGGCGTGAAGGAATTGATACAAAATCCATCAGCGAAAGTGATATTCTCGATATCCTAAAGTCTGTGGAAAAAGGTGATACGGCAAAGGAGGCAGTTCCGGATCTTCTTCGCGCAGTCTCAAAGGGCGAATCCGTCACTGATGCCATGGAAAAGATTGCACCTTCTATTTCAAGGGAGGAGCTTACCGAAATGATTCAGAATATATTAAAGGAGCGTTCTGATTTCGTAAAAGAACAGGGCATGAGAGCCCTGGGCCCCGTCATGGGTGTTGTGATGAAGGAAGCCAGAGGAAGAGCTGACGGTAAAGTCATTAGTGAAATCCTAAAATCAGAAATAAAAAATATGCTCTGA
- a CDS encoding ABC transporter substrate-binding protein — protein MKKSLYWFAIALLAVALVLVAGCTGTGDDNGKDTVDGTAAPAINSLSFGYQPSTHQIAYMVASDKGMWKEDLAQFGITEITDHKFPTGAPEMQAMMAGEIDVAYVGAAPVISALANGLDARIVAGVQVQGSDLVIRPDIKYESPADLKGLIIATFPEGTIQDTLLRNWLSENGLDPEKDVDIRPMGPGDATVAIAEGAVDAVFLPHPAPSVIANEGKGVTIVQSGSMEENHACCVLLVSGNLIRNHPDVVDQIVKTHIKATEYAMENQDEAAEIFQKMNKIDIDVVKKSFSEWDGKWIEDPNMITDSVVNYTDIQASLGYIKKPLAKDEIFDLSFYEKAVETA, from the coding sequence ATGAAAAAATCACTATACTGGTTTGCAATTGCACTTTTGGCGGTTGCACTTGTTCTGGTGGCCGGGTGTACAGGCACCGGCGATGATAACGGAAAAGACACAGTTGACGGCACTGCTGCACCTGCAATAAACTCACTCTCATTTGGCTATCAGCCTTCAACCCACCAGATCGCATACATGGTTGCATCTGATAAGGGAATGTGGAAGGAAGATCTTGCACAGTTTGGAATAACCGAAATTACAGATCACAAGTTCCCTACCGGTGCACCTGAGATGCAGGCAATGATGGCAGGGGAGATTGATGTTGCATACGTTGGCGCAGCACCTGTTATATCAGCACTCGCAAACGGTCTTGACGCAAGGATCGTTGCAGGCGTTCAGGTACAGGGATCTGATCTTGTAATCAGACCTGACATAAAATATGAAAGCCCTGCTGATCTCAAAGGTCTGATTATTGCAACATTCCCTGAAGGAACAATCCAGGATACGCTTCTTAGGAACTGGCTCTCCGAAAACGGTCTTGATCCCGAAAAGGATGTTGACATACGCCCAATGGGCCCCGGCGATGCAACAGTTGCAATAGCAGAAGGTGCTGTTGATGCTGTATTCCTCCCACACCCCGCTCCAAGTGTGATTGCAAATGAGGGCAAGGGTGTAACAATTGTTCAGTCAGGTTCAATGGAAGAGAATCATGCATGCTGTGTTCTGCTGGTCTCCGGCAATCTTATCAGAAACCACCCTGATGTTGTTGACCAGATCGTAAAAACACACATCAAGGCAACAGAATACGCAATGGAAAATCAGGATGAGGCTGCGGAAATTTTCCAGAAAATGAACAAGATCGATATCGATGTTGTAAAGAAGTCATTCAGCGAATGGGATGGCAAGTGGATTGAAGATCCAAACATGATTACAGACTCTGTTGTCAACTATACAGATATTCAGGCTTCACTTGGATACATCAAAAAACCTCTGGCAAAAGATGAGATATTTGATCTCTCTTTTTATGAGAAAGCTGTAGAAACAGCCTGA
- a CDS encoding Glu/Leu/Phe/Val family dehydrogenase, which translates to MTQEDNLFESVKIHICKCSVELELTPNIEGILKQPMRELHVSLPVRMDDGTIKTFQGFRVQYNNARGPAKGGIRYHPGESADIIRGLAAIMTWKCALHDLPLGGAKGGIICNPKDMSKSELERLSRAYMKSMLDFIGPDIDIPAPDVYTNSEVMAWMLDEYSKITGKANFSVITGKPIGVGGSKGREEATGRGGWYAIREGAKEIGLHLDFKGSEQENIPDQKKLTVAIQGFGNVGYHAALLGKELAGCKIVAISDSRGGIYSKKGLNPRSVIEHKKETGSVLNFAGAENISNAELLELDVDILIPAALEHAITKDNARRVKAKIIAEFANGPITNEAEDILLDMGINIIPDILCNGGGVIVSYYEMVQNLNMDKWTEDEIFRRLDEKMTMCYRAVIGAAKEYNISMRKAAYTIAVSRVVKAMKYRGWV; encoded by the coding sequence ATGACACAGGAAGATAACCTGTTTGAATCTGTTAAAATACATATCTGCAAATGTTCTGTAGAGCTTGAATTAACTCCCAATATCGAGGGGATTCTAAAACAGCCCATGCGCGAACTTCATGTTTCACTTCCGGTCAGGATGGATGACGGCACAATTAAAACTTTTCAGGGATTCCGGGTTCAGTATAACAACGCAAGAGGGCCGGCAAAGGGAGGAATAAGATATCATCCGGGAGAGAGTGCGGATATAATACGGGGTCTTGCGGCAATAATGACATGGAAGTGTGCGCTTCATGATCTGCCTCTTGGCGGTGCAAAGGGAGGCATCATATGCAACCCGAAGGATATGTCCAAATCCGAGCTTGAGAGACTTTCACGGGCATACATGAAATCGATGCTTGATTTCATAGGTCCTGATATCGATATTCCGGCACCTGATGTGTACACAAACAGTGAAGTAATGGCATGGATGCTTGACGAATACTCAAAAATCACAGGTAAGGCCAACTTCAGCGTAATTACAGGGAAACCGATTGGAGTAGGCGGTTCAAAAGGAAGGGAGGAGGCAACAGGACGCGGGGGATGGTATGCTATAAGGGAGGGTGCAAAAGAAATCGGACTTCATCTTGATTTTAAAGGTTCAGAACAGGAAAATATTCCGGATCAGAAAAAACTGACAGTCGCCATACAGGGGTTTGGGAATGTCGGTTATCACGCGGCACTGCTTGGAAAGGAACTTGCAGGATGCAAAATTGTTGCAATTAGCGACAGCAGGGGAGGCATATATTCAAAAAAAGGCCTGAACCCGAGGAGTGTTATTGAACACAAAAAGGAAACGGGTTCGGTTTTGAATTTTGCAGGGGCAGAAAACATCTCAAATGCGGAACTTTTAGAGCTTGATGTGGACATACTGATCCCGGCAGCCCTTGAACACGCGATAACAAAAGATAATGCCCGCAGAGTTAAGGCTAAAATCATTGCTGAATTTGCAAACGGGCCGATTACGAATGAAGCGGAGGACATTCTGCTGGATATGGGGATTAACATAATTCCGGACATTCTCTGTAACGGCGGAGGGGTGATTGTATCATATTATGAGATGGTGCAGAATCTGAACATGGATAAATGGACTGAGGATGAGATTTTCAGACGTCTTGATGAAAAAATGACCATGTGTTACAGGGCGGTTATAGGGGCGGCAAAGGAGTACAATATTTCCATGAGAAAAGCGGCATATACGATTGCGGTTTCACGGGTTGTAAAAGCTATGAAATACAGGGGATGGGTATAA
- the gatD gene encoding Glu-tRNA(Gln) amidotransferase subunit GatD, which produces MNSGDKVFCTYADTRLKGTYITERDGKAVIKLDSGYNIGVEPALVEKSESVPAKHPEPKKIEQNEKLSKLSIISTGGTIASKIDYRTGAVTSQFEADDIIRAIPGLKDIAFFNAHVPATILSENMTPTIWRTLAKTIYDEINSGVEGIIVTHGTDTLAYSAAAMSFMVETPVPVIFVGSQRSADRPSSDNVMNGMCSAAAAKSDLGEVAVVMHATTNDDTCAIHRGTRVRKMHTSRRDAFRSVNTPPLGKVDYPSLDVKLDSHAVRRGTNEPVLNDKLEEKVGLIYFYPGMAPEIIRAHDRYKGLIIAGTGLGHTSSACIDSIRELCENGTEIVMTSQCLNGRVCDRVYDTGRDLLAAGIIEGEDMLPEAAFVKLMWVLGQENDHDRIKELMQTNLRGETGGCTPHGL; this is translated from the coding sequence ATGAATTCAGGCGACAAGGTGTTCTGCACGTATGCGGACACAAGGCTAAAAGGCACATATATAACAGAACGTGACGGAAAAGCTGTGATAAAACTTGACAGCGGTTACAATATCGGAGTGGAGCCCGCTCTTGTTGAAAAATCAGAGTCTGTACCGGCAAAACATCCGGAACCAAAGAAGATTGAGCAGAATGAAAAACTCTCAAAACTCTCCATCATCTCAACCGGCGGAACAATCGCATCAAAGATAGACTACAGGACAGGAGCTGTCACAAGTCAGTTTGAGGCTGACGACATAATCCGTGCAATTCCCGGACTAAAGGACATTGCATTCTTCAACGCACACGTCCCTGCAACAATCCTTTCTGAAAACATGACTCCGACAATCTGGAGGACTCTTGCAAAGACCATCTATGACGAGATCAATTCAGGTGTTGAGGGAATTATTGTAACACACGGAACGGACACACTTGCCTACTCGGCAGCTGCAATGAGCTTTATGGTAGAGACTCCTGTTCCTGTCATCTTTGTCGGGTCACAGCGTTCCGCCGACAGGCCCTCAAGTGACAATGTGATGAACGGCATGTGCAGTGCGGCTGCGGCAAAATCGGATCTCGGTGAGGTGGCCGTGGTCATGCATGCAACGACAAACGACGACACATGCGCAATCCACAGGGGAACAAGAGTCAGGAAGATGCACACATCAAGACGTGATGCATTTAGAAGTGTGAACACCCCGCCTCTTGGAAAAGTGGATTACCCGTCACTTGACGTAAAGCTTGACAGCCACGCGGTCAGGAGAGGCACAAACGAGCCTGTCTTAAATGACAAACTCGAAGAAAAGGTAGGACTCATCTATTTCTACCCGGGAATGGCTCCTGAAATTATCAGGGCACATGACAGATACAAAGGTCTGATTATTGCAGGTACCGGTCTTGGCCATACATCATCAGCCTGCATCGATTCGATAAGAGAGCTTTGTGAGAACGGAACAGAGATTGTCATGACATCACAGTGCCTAAACGGCCGTGTATGTGACCGCGTTTATGATACAGGACGTGATCTTCTCGCCGCAGGAATCATCGAAGGCGAGGATATGCTCCCTGAAGCCGCCTTTGTTAAACTGATGTGGGTTCTCGGACAGGAAAATGATCATGACAGAATAAAGGAGCTAATGCAGACAAACCTTCGCGGTGAAACAGGAGGGTGTACACCACATGGATTATAA
- a CDS encoding ABC transporter permease, whose amino-acid sequence MIKRDKEKLIRYLLPVVTAIIFLILWQLTAVYIVGDSHRLPSVVEVFDSFLYSIFGEKGSLLLDLEISLYHFIIGMSAAIIVGIPVGIAMGWFKRIDQAINPIVEILRPIPPLAWIPFAIIWFGLTHLSAGFIIFVGALFPVLVNTYSGFKNVPKVFVEAGKVLGCSSSLSQIRYIAFPSAIPSITTGIRISMGVGWMCLVGAEIFGAGTGRNGLGKNLWTYYNLYNIPMVVVYMLVLGLIGLAIDMAFRYYVDRLTLKWQEEEVR is encoded by the coding sequence ATGATAAAAAGAGATAAAGAGAAACTGATCAGATATCTTCTGCCTGTTGTTACTGCAATAATTTTTCTTATACTATGGCAGTTAACCGCGGTGTACATAGTTGGAGATTCCCACAGGCTCCCAAGTGTTGTTGAAGTTTTTGATTCATTTCTATACAGTATATTCGGGGAAAAGGGTTCTCTGCTGTTAGACCTTGAGATCAGTCTTTACCACTTCATTATCGGTATGTCTGCCGCCATAATTGTCGGAATACCTGTCGGTATTGCAATGGGGTGGTTTAAAAGAATTGATCAGGCAATAAATCCTATTGTTGAGATTCTTCGTCCGATACCCCCGCTTGCATGGATTCCTTTTGCAATTATATGGTTCGGGCTTACACACCTCTCGGCAGGTTTTATAATATTTGTCGGGGCCCTCTTTCCGGTTTTGGTAAATACATATTCCGGATTTAAGAATGTTCCAAAGGTCTTTGTCGAGGCAGGAAAGGTTCTTGGGTGCAGCAGCAGCCTGAGTCAGATCCGCTATATTGCATTTCCATCAGCCATTCCTTCAATTACAACCGGTATCAGGATTTCAATGGGTGTCGGCTGGATGTGTCTTGTAGGTGCTGAAATATTTGGTGCAGGCACTGGACGAAACGGTCTTGGAAAAAATCTCTGGACTTATTACAACCTCTACAATATTCCGATGGTTGTTGTTTACATGCTTGTGCTTGGCCTTATCGGTCTTGCAATTGACATGGCATTCAGATATTATGTGGACAGGCTGACCCTGAAATGGCAGGAAGAAGAGGTGAGATAA
- a CDS encoding cupin domain-containing protein has product MKITNTLDIPVHKNPHDVDARKIYETKDATAVVITLQPGESLKKHKTPVDVFFYVLEGEGVVEIGNERETAVKDTVIESPANIPHRWFNDSPEPFRVLVVKVPSPVSQTKLL; this is encoded by the coding sequence ATGAAAATTACAAATACCCTGGATATTCCTGTTCATAAAAATCCGCATGATGTGGATGCACGAAAAATTTACGAGACAAAGGATGCAACGGCAGTTGTAATCACCCTCCAACCTGGAGAATCCTTAAAGAAACACAAGACACCCGTAGATGTATTTTTCTATGTTCTCGAAGGAGAAGGTGTTGTTGAGATCGGAAACGAAAGGGAAACGGCAGTAAAAGACACAGTGATAGAGAGTCCTGCCAACATCCCTCACAGGTGGTTCAATGACAGTCCCGAGCCTTTCAGGGTTCTTGTTGTTAAGGTGCCCAGTCCGGTTTCACAGACAAAACTCCTGTAA
- the argH gene encoding argininosuccinate lyase: MSKDPLREGRLGDERPAEVWEYLSSMQADRNIGQADILVDISHLLMLEKQEIVDRDSAKEIMKVLLDFHKNGLPDSVYDDKYEDIHAGIEAHIIDKTGIDKGGRLHVGRSRNDEVATCVRVRLRNDIIEILDEILYLRSLLIRKSSENKETFMPGFTHLQHAQPTTLAHYFMNYEQAFGRDFERLGDSYLRVDQCPLGAAAFASTGYPIDREYTAALLGFSEVLENSMDCVSGRDFCLEVISDFSIAMTNLSRMCEEIILWSSSFVRFVNLADAYCSTSSIMPQKKNPDCAEIMRGKTASVAGALSAAITLVKGLPMSYNRDMQDLWPHLWRAISDTKLSLKIMTGMIETAEYNKERMEEEAGKGFATATELADVMVREFGLPFRTAHGIVGRAVRLGKLDIDTLEEAAVEMAGISLKGKGMDEKAVARALDVEFSVSERAATGGPAPVAVQKSIDRRSLALEEDKEWLNDLKCRIEESNDKMIKKAEELIS, encoded by the coding sequence ATGAGCAAAGACCCTTTAAGAGAAGGTCGTCTTGGTGATGAAAGACCTGCCGAAGTCTGGGAGTATCTCTCATCAATGCAGGCAGACCGGAATATTGGTCAGGCAGATATTCTTGTTGACATCAGCCACCTTCTGATGCTTGAAAAACAGGAAATTGTTGACAGGGATTCTGCAAAAGAAATAATGAAGGTTCTTTTGGATTTTCATAAAAACGGTCTTCCCGATTCCGTTTATGATGACAAATACGAAGACATCCATGCAGGAATCGAGGCACACATCATAGACAAAACAGGTATTGATAAAGGCGGCAGACTGCATGTCGGCAGATCCAGAAATGATGAGGTCGCAACATGTGTCAGAGTCAGATTAAGAAATGACATAATTGAAATTCTGGACGAAATTCTGTATCTCAGGTCTCTTCTGATAAGAAAATCCTCAGAGAATAAAGAGACCTTCATGCCGGGCTTTACACATCTCCAGCATGCACAGCCGACAACCCTTGCACATTATTTTATGAACTATGAGCAGGCATTCGGACGTGATTTTGAGAGGCTTGGGGACAGTTATCTGAGAGTGGATCAGTGCCCCCTTGGTGCAGCGGCTTTTGCATCAACCGGTTATCCGATTGACAGGGAATATACGGCAGCACTTCTTGGATTTTCAGAAGTTTTGGAGAACTCAATGGACTGCGTTTCAGGGCGTGACTTCTGCCTGGAAGTAATATCAGACTTCTCGATTGCAATGACAAACCTGAGCCGCATGTGCGAAGAGATTATTCTGTGGAGTTCGTCATTTGTCAGATTCGTAAATCTTGCTGATGCATACTGCTCCACAAGCTCAATCATGCCACAGAAGAAAAACCCGGACTGTGCAGAGATTATGCGCGGAAAAACCGCATCCGTTGCAGGAGCACTTTCTGCTGCAATTACGCTTGTTAAAGGTCTTCCAATGAGCTATAACCGCGACATGCAGGATTTGTGGCCTCACCTGTGGAGAGCCATATCCGACACTAAACTTTCTCTTAAGATTATGACTGGCATGATCGAAACTGCGGAGTATAACAAAGAGAGGATGGAAGAAGAGGCGGGAAAAGGTTTTGCAACTGCAACAGAGCTTGCTGACGTAATGGTCAGAGAGTTCGGACTTCCCTTCAGGACAGCACACGGTATTGTTGGAAGGGCTGTCAGACTGGGTAAACTCGATATTGATACACTTGAGGAAGCAGCAGTTGAAATGGCGGGAATATCGCTTAAAGGAAAGGGCATGGATGAAAAAGCTGTTGCAAGGGCTCTGGACGTTGAATTTTCAGTCAGTGAGAGAGCGGCAACAGGCGGTCCTGCACCTGTTGCAGTCCAAAAAAGCATAGATAGAAGAAGCCTTGCCCTCGAGGAAGATAAGGAATGGCTAAATGATCTTAAGTGCCGGATTGAAGAATCAAACGATAAGATGATAAAAAAGGCAGAGGAGTTGATCTCATAA